Proteins found in one bacterium 336/3 genomic segment:
- a CDS encoding hemolysin D translates to MKNISILLMSLFMFLQMACQHNEHHKIEESTFLCTTPVRKDTTIFKEYVCQIRSIQHIELRALEKGYLQSVYVDEGKFVKKGQLLFQVMPFVYQAETQKALAETNFAEIEYKNTKNLSDKNIVSVNELALSKAKYDKARAELALAKTHLGFTEIRAPFDGMVGRFMVRLGSLLDEGEFLTTLSDNEKMWVYFNVPEAEYLDFALQKKNNQLDSVKLVLANNQLYQNRGFVETIEADFNNETGNIAFRATFANAEGILRHGETGNILMPIKLQKALLIPQKATFEVLEKKYVYVIDKKNNVQAREIKVANEMPHIFVVKEGLKEGDKILIEGLRKVKNGQHIQTKSVDFGVVMSELRNIHAE, encoded by the coding sequence ATGAAAAATATATCAATTCTATTGATGAGCCTTTTCATGTTTTTACAAATGGCTTGTCAGCATAATGAACATCACAAAATAGAAGAATCTACTTTTTTGTGTACTACCCCAGTCAGAAAAGACACTACCATTTTCAAAGAATATGTTTGTCAGATTCGTTCTATTCAACATATAGAATTAAGAGCTTTAGAAAAAGGCTATTTACAAAGTGTTTATGTAGATGAAGGCAAGTTCGTCAAAAAAGGACAATTATTATTTCAAGTAATGCCTTTTGTATATCAGGCAGAAACTCAAAAAGCCTTAGCAGAGACAAATTTTGCAGAAATAGAATATAAAAATACAAAAAATTTATCTGATAAGAATATTGTATCAGTTAATGAACTTGCCCTTTCTAAAGCCAAATATGATAAAGCAAGAGCAGAACTGGCTCTTGCCAAAACCCATTTAGGATTTACAGAAATAAGAGCCCCTTTTGATGGAATGGTTGGCAGATTTATGGTGCGTTTAGGAAGTTTACTAGATGAAGGGGAATTCTTAACAACTCTTTCTGATAATGAAAAAATGTGGGTCTATTTCAATGTACCTGAAGCAGAATATTTAGACTTTGCCCTGCAAAAAAAGAACAATCAATTAGATTCTGTTAAACTTGTCTTGGCAAATAACCAGTTGTATCAAAATCGAGGGTTTGTAGAAACAATAGAAGCCGATTTTAACAATGAAACAGGTAATATCGCTTTCAGAGCAACTTTTGCAAATGCTGAGGGTATTTTAAGACATGGAGAAACAGGGAATATTTTGATGCCTATTAAATTGCAAAAAGCCCTTCTGATACCCCAAAAAGCAACTTTTGAAGTACTTGAAAAGAAATATGTTTATGTTATAGATAAGAAAAATAATGTTCAGGCTAGAGAAATCAAAGTGGCTAATGAAATGCCCCACATATTTGTCGTCAAAGAAGGATTGAAAGAAGGTGATAAGATTCTGATAGAAGGTTTACGTAAAGTAAAGAACGGGCAACACATCCAAACAAAATCAGTTGATTTTGGGGTAGTTATGAGTGAGTTGAGAAATATACATGCAGAATAA
- a CDS encoding RNA polymerase subunit sigma, translated as LLFNEGYHSSTQKTHLRKELCLEAMRLNYFLIENETTNKPIVNALMALMCFHSSRFEARTNQIGEPILYDQQDKNLWNEELIAKGNFYLIQSAQGNELSKYHLEANIAYWHSSKIENPKKWDHILQAYNQLLVIEYSPITALNRTYALAQVRGKQTAIIEAEKLNLTDNHFYFSLLGYLHTDIDNAKAISYFEMAQQKAKTDNDKLLLNKKLNDLKKKNNSYPC; from the coding sequence ACTTGCTTTTTAATGAAGGTTATCATTCAAGTACACAGAAAACTCATTTGCGAAAAGAATTGTGTTTGGAAGCAATGCGTTTAAATTATTTTTTGATAGAAAATGAAACAACAAACAAACCCATCGTAAACGCTTTAATGGCTTTAATGTGCTTTCACTCTTCACGTTTTGAAGCAAGAACCAATCAAATAGGAGAACCAATTTTGTATGACCAACAAGATAAAAATTTATGGAACGAAGAACTAATTGCAAAAGGAAATTTTTATTTAATACAAAGTGCCCAAGGTAATGAATTAAGCAAATATCATTTAGAGGCAAACATTGCCTATTGGCATAGTAGCAAAATTGAAAACCCAAAAAAGTGGGACCATATTTTACAAGCCTATAATCAACTTTTGGTAATTGAATATTCACCAATAACAGCACTAAACAGAACTTATGCGTTGGCACAAGTAAGGGGTAAACAAACTGCAATTATAGAGGCAGAAAAATTAAATCTAACTGATAATCATTTTTACTTTTCCTTGCTTGGTTATTTACATACAGACATTGACAATGCAAAAGCTATTTCTTATTTTGAAATGGCACAACAAAAAGCAAAAACTGATAATGACAAATTACTATTAAACAAAAAATTGAACGACCTTAAAAAGAAAAACAACAGTTACCCCTGTTAA